GTCCTCCCCGTCGAACAGGCCGAGGACGGTGTGCGTGTTGCCCACGTCGATGGTGAGGAGCATGACGGCTACTCCGCCTCGCGCAGGTCGAGGCCGATGTCGAGGATCGGCGAGGAGTGGGTGAGCGCGCCGACGGCGAGGTAGTCGACGCCGGTGTCGGCGTACGCGCGCGCGTTGTCCAGCGTCAGCCGGCCGGAGGCCTCCAGCGCGGCCCGTCCGTGCACGAGCGCGACCGCCTCCTCGCACTCTCCGGGGGTGAAGTTGTCCAGCAGGATCAGGTCGGCGCCCGCGTCCACGACCTCCCGCAGCTGGTGCAGGGTATCGACCTCGACCTCGATCGGCACGTCCGGGAAGGTCTCCCGTACGGCCTTGAAGGCCTGCGCGACGCCACCGGCGGCGACCACGTGGTTGTCCTTGACCAGGGCCGCGTCGGAGAGCGACATGCGGTGGTTGACGCCGCCGCCGCAGCGCACCGCGAACTTCTCCAGGGACCTGAGCCCCGGAGTGGTCTTGCGGGTGTCGCGCACGCGTGCCTTGGTGCCGTCCAGCGCGTCCGCCCACGCGCGTGTGGCGGTCGCGATGCCGGAGAGGCGGCACAGCAGGTTCAGCGCGCTGCGCTCGGCGGTGAGCAGGTCACGCGTGCGCGTGGTGACCGACAGCAGCTTCTGCCCGGCCTCGACGCGGTCGCCGTCCTCGACGTGCCGCTCGACCTCGAACTCGTCCTCGCAGACCACCGAGACGACCGCCTCGGCGACCCGGAGGCCGGCCACGACGCCCGCCTCGCGGGCGACGAAGTCGGCGGTGGCGACGGCGTCCTCGGGGATGGTCGCGACGGTCGTCACGTCCACGCCGTGGTCGAGGTCCTCCTGGATGGCCACATTGGCGATGTCCTCGACCTCGACGGGGTCGAGCCCGGCGTCGGCCAGGAGCTGCGCGAGCGCGGGGTCGAGCCCGCACTCCAGGTACTCCTCGTCGCCGACGCCGTCGGCGCCGCAGGCACAGCCGTCGCCGCAGCCGCCGGAGGAGGCGAGGGGAAGGTCGTCGGTGCTCACTGGTGTCACTGCTCCTGAGGGTGCTGCCGGGTCGGGGGGAAGTCTGCGGTATCGGTGGTGTGTACGGCGAGGGTCCGGTCCGGATTCAGCCGTACGACGATGTGGCGGCGCCATGCCGAGTCGTCGCGGTCGGGCTCGTCCTCGCGCCAGTGGCAGCCCCGGGTCTCCTCGCGCCGGAGGGCGGCGGCGACCAGGACGCGGGCCACGCACAGGAGGTTGGTGGCCTCCCAGGTGTCGACGCCGGGCTCGGCCGTCTTGCCGTTCTCGGCGAGGGCGTCCCGGGCGTCCGCGTGGAGCTGGTGCAGGGCGTCCGCCGCGCCGGCCAGGGACTCGGCCGAGCGCAGCACGCCCGCGCCCCGGGTCATGGTCCGCTGGATCGCGAACCGGGCCTCGGGCGCGAGCAGCGGGTGCGCGGGCCGCTCGGGCTGCTCGACGGGGTCGGGCACACGCGCGTGGAGGCCGTTCGCCTTCTGGACCGCCGCGATGTCCGCCACGATCCGCTCGGCGTAGACCAGGCCCTCCAGGAGCGAGTTGGAGGCGAGCCGGTTGGCGCCGTGCACGCCGGTGCAGGCGACCTCGCCGCACGCGTACAGGCCCGGCACGGTGGTGCGGCCCCGGGAGTCGGTGCGGACGCCGCCGGAGGCGTAGTGGGCGGCCGGCGCGATCGGGATGGGCTCGGTGACCGGGTCGATGCCGTGGGCGCGGCAGGCGGCGAGGATCGTCGGGAAGCGGTGCTCCCACATGTCGGCGCCGAAGTGCCGGGCGTCGAGGAACATGTGCTCGGCGTCCAGCTCCTGCATCCGGCGGGTGATGCCCTTGGCGACGATGTCCCGGGGCGCGAGCTCGGCCAGTTCGTGCTGGCCGACCATGAAGCGCACCCCGTCGGCGTCGACCAGGTGGGCGCCCTCGCCGCGCACGGCCTCGGAGACGAGCGGCTGCTGGCCCTCCGCGTCCGCGCCGAGGAACAGCACGGTGGGGTGGAACTGCACGAACTCCAGATCGCTGACCTCGGCGCCCGCGCGCAGGGCGAGCGCGACGCCGTCGCCGGTCGACACGGACGGGTTGGTGGTCGCGGAGAAGACCTGGCCCATGCCGCCGGTCGCGAGGACCACCGCGGGGGCGTGCACGGCGCCCACGCCGTCGTGCTGGCCCTCGCCCATGACGTGCAGGGTGACGCCGGCCGTACGGCCCTCGGCGTCGGTCAGCAGGTCGAGCACGAGCGCGTTCTCGATCGTGCGCAGGCCCCGCGCGCGTACCGCCTCGACGAGCGCGCGGGAGATCTCCGCGCCGGTCGCGTCACCGCCCGCGTGGGCGATCCGGCGCCGGTGGTGGCCGCCCTCGCGGGTGAGCTCCAGGTCGCCGGCCTCGGACTCGTCGAAGTGCGCGCCGGTCGCGATCAGCCGTCGTACGGCGTCGGGGCCCTCGGTGACGAGGATCCGGACGGCCTCCTCGTCGCACAGGCCCGCGCCCGCGACCAGGGTGTCGTCCAGGTGCTGTTCGGGGGTGTCGCCCTCGCCGAGGGCCGCGGCGATGCCGCCCTGCGCCCAGCGGGTGGAGCCGTCGTCGAGGCGGGCCTTGGTGA
Above is a window of Streptomyces griseorubiginosus DNA encoding:
- a CDS encoding L-aspartate oxidase, which gives rise to MTSTGIRPPVAHHHPQTRALRAHLHLHAPAPGWSIDADVVVVGSGVAGLTAALRCEAEGLRTVVVTKARLDDGSTRWAQGGIAAALGEGDTPEQHLDDTLVAGAGLCDEEAVRILVTEGPDAVRRLIATGAHFDESEAGDLELTREGGHHRRRIAHAGGDATGAEISRALVEAVRARGLRTIENALVLDLLTDAEGRTAGVTLHVMGEGQHDGVGAVHAPAVVLATGGMGQVFSATTNPSVSTGDGVALALRAGAEVSDLEFVQFHPTVLFLGADAEGQQPLVSEAVRGEGAHLVDADGVRFMVGQHELAELAPRDIVAKGITRRMQELDAEHMFLDARHFGADMWEHRFPTILAACRAHGIDPVTEPIPIAPAAHYASGGVRTDSRGRTTVPGLYACGEVACTGVHGANRLASNSLLEGLVYAERIVADIAAVQKANGLHARVPDPVEQPERPAHPLLAPEARFAIQRTMTRGAGVLRSAESLAGAADALHQLHADARDALAENGKTAEPGVDTWEATNLLCVARVLVAAALRREETRGCHWREDEPDRDDSAWRRHIVVRLNPDRTLAVHTTDTADFPPTRQHPQEQ
- the nadC gene encoding carboxylating nicotinate-nucleotide diphosphorylase, which produces MSTDDLPLASSGGCGDGCACGADGVGDEEYLECGLDPALAQLLADAGLDPVEVEDIANVAIQEDLDHGVDVTTVATIPEDAVATADFVAREAGVVAGLRVAEAVVSVVCEDEFEVERHVEDGDRVEAGQKLLSVTTRTRDLLTAERSALNLLCRLSGIATATRAWADALDGTKARVRDTRKTTPGLRSLEKFAVRCGGGVNHRMSLSDAALVKDNHVVAAGGVAQAFKAVRETFPDVPIEVEVDTLHQLREVVDAGADLILLDNFTPGECEEAVALVHGRAALEASGRLTLDNARAYADTGVDYLAVGALTHSSPILDIGLDLREAE